A genomic segment from Comamonas terrigena NBRC 13299 encodes:
- the ccmD gene encoding heme exporter protein CcmD — protein MQDHAFFIALAYGVSAMLLVAEVWSLWRRCRRQAAHTEGELPE, from the coding sequence ATGCAGGACCATGCTTTTTTTATTGCCCTGGCCTACGGCGTGAGTGCCATGCTGCTGGTGGCTGAAGTCTGGTCGCTGTGGCGGCGCTGCCGCAGGCAGGCCGCACACACCGAAGGGGAGTTGCCGGAATGA
- the ccmA gene encoding cytochrome c biogenesis heme-transporting ATPase CcmA, which produces MAGDGAAAPDRPVSLAVSGLGCLRGGKVLFRDLGFVLERGQALVVNGANGAGKSSLLRSLAGLLPWRAGQLQWCGHTLKPTDAAYAQRLAYLGHHSGMSDTLTGLENLRFALTLAEVPWDTGQVQQVLQQLALQDMVSRPLGRLSQGQRRRLALARVWLSQRPLWLLDEPDNSLDGEGCQRLVQMLDQHLDAGGLAVVVCHRGLALPPQHTQTLSLSAAAERAPALVQEAVPC; this is translated from the coding sequence ATGGCAGGAGACGGCGCCGCAGCCCCGGATCGACCGGTATCGCTGGCGGTCTCGGGTCTGGGGTGTCTGCGCGGCGGCAAGGTGCTGTTCCGCGACCTCGGCTTTGTGCTGGAGCGCGGGCAGGCCCTGGTGGTGAATGGCGCCAATGGAGCGGGCAAGAGCAGCCTGCTGCGCAGCCTGGCAGGACTGCTGCCCTGGCGGGCCGGGCAGCTGCAGTGGTGTGGGCACACCTTGAAACCCACCGATGCGGCGTATGCGCAGCGTCTGGCCTATCTGGGCCACCACAGCGGCATGAGCGACACCTTGACCGGGCTGGAGAATCTGCGCTTTGCGCTGACCCTGGCGGAGGTCCCTTGGGATACCGGTCAGGTGCAGCAGGTGCTGCAGCAGCTGGCTCTGCAGGATATGGTGTCGCGCCCCCTGGGCCGGCTGTCCCAGGGGCAGCGGCGCAGGCTGGCACTGGCCCGCGTCTGGCTCAGCCAGCGGCCGCTGTGGCTGCTGGACGAACCGGACAATTCCCTGGATGGCGAAGGCTGCCAGCGTCTGGTGCAGATGCTGGACCAGCATCTGGATGCCGGAGGGCTGGCGGTGGTGGTCTGCCACCGCGGCCTGGCGCTGCCGCCGCAGCACACCCAGACCCTCTCGCTGTCTGCGGCAGCAGAGCGTGCCCCGGCTCTGGTGCAGGAGGCAGTGCCATGCTAG
- the ccmE gene encoding cytochrome c maturation protein CcmE produces the protein MKPRQRRLLWVLAGLVLVATAVTLVLRALNANVMFFYSPTQVLAGEAPPSAAFRLGGLVESGSLQRSPDGLQVRFMVTDGAQRVPVQYRGLLPDLFREGKGVVVSGKLQAGGGFQAREVLAKHDENYMPPEAAHALKQAQPAKELP, from the coding sequence ATGAAGCCACGTCAAAGAAGGCTGCTGTGGGTGCTGGCGGGTCTGGTGCTGGTGGCCACTGCGGTGACCCTGGTGTTGCGGGCACTGAATGCCAATGTGATGTTCTTCTACAGCCCCACGCAGGTACTGGCCGGGGAGGCGCCGCCGTCTGCCGCCTTTCGCCTGGGCGGGCTGGTGGAGTCCGGCTCGCTGCAGCGCAGCCCCGATGGGCTGCAGGTGCGGTTCATGGTGACGGATGGCGCACAGCGCGTGCCGGTGCAGTACCGTGGCCTGCTGCCGGACCTGTTCCGGGAGGGCAAGGGGGTGGTGGTGTCCGGCAAGCTGCAGGCGGGTGGCGGGTTTCAGGCCCGCGAAGTGCTGGCCAAGCACGATGAGAACTACATGCCTCCCGAAGCCGCGCACGCGTTGAAACAGGCCCAGCCTGCCAAGGAGCTGCCATGA
- a CDS encoding chaperone NapD: protein MSDELHIASLVVHVAPASLTGVAQAVTGVDGLVLHGTHPSGKLVVTLEGPSAASVLDRVSTIQHLEGVINVSLVYQHAEAWQSLHQEVKHEQHKA from the coding sequence ATGAGCGATGAACTGCATATCGCCAGCCTGGTCGTGCATGTGGCGCCCGCGTCGTTGACGGGGGTGGCGCAGGCGGTGACCGGTGTCGACGGGCTGGTGCTTCACGGCACCCACCCCAGCGGCAAGCTGGTCGTCACCCTGGAAGGGCCCAGCGCCGCTTCCGTCCTAGACCGTGTTTCCACCATCCAACACCTGGAGGGCGTGATCAACGTCTCTCTGGTCTACCAGCATGCCGAGGCATGGCAATCACTCCATCAAGAGGTAAAGCATGAGCAGCACAAGGCGTGA
- a CDS encoding cytochrome c3 family protein codes for MLTLLKRYWAVIRRPSVHFSLGFLTIGGFIGGILFWGAFNTAMEFTNTEKFCTSCHEMRDNVYAELKSTIHYTNRSGVRAVCSNCHVPHDWTDKMARKMQASKEVWGKIFGTIDTPEKFQEKRLELAQHEWARLKANDSLECRNCHNYDSMDFTRQSLRAQNMHATYLASKEKTCIDCHKGIAHKLPHIPPGQGPGNDTPGQVVPMAATPVAQAK; via the coding sequence ATGTTGACACTTCTCAAGCGCTACTGGGCGGTCATCCGCCGCCCCAGCGTGCACTTCAGCCTGGGGTTTCTGACCATCGGGGGCTTTATTGGCGGCATCCTGTTCTGGGGTGCCTTCAATACCGCCATGGAGTTCACCAACACCGAGAAATTCTGTACCAGCTGCCATGAAATGCGCGACAACGTGTATGCCGAGCTGAAGAGCACCATCCACTACACCAACCGCTCCGGTGTGCGGGCCGTGTGTTCCAACTGCCATGTGCCGCATGACTGGACCGACAAGATGGCCCGCAAGATGCAGGCGTCCAAGGAAGTCTGGGGCAAGATCTTCGGCACCATCGACACGCCGGAAAAATTCCAGGAAAAGCGCCTGGAGCTGGCGCAGCATGAATGGGCGCGTCTGAAGGCCAATGATTCACTGGAGTGCCGCAACTGCCACAACTACGACTCCATGGACTTCACCCGCCAGAGCCTGCGCGCGCAGAACATGCACGCGACCTACCTGGCGAGCAAGGAAAAGACCTGCATCGACTGCCACAAGGGTATTGCCCACAAGCTGCCGCACATTCCACCGGGGCAGGGACCGGGCAACGACACCCCGGGCCAGGTGGTTCCCATGGCCGCCACACCGGTGGCGCAAGCGAAGTAG
- the napA gene encoding periplasmic nitrate reductase subunit alpha, which translates to MSSTRRDFVRQSAAAAAGAVAGIPIQAISQGTVPQAGGAQLTWSKAPCRFCGTGCGVMVAVKDNRVVATQGDPEAEVNRGLNCVKGYFLSKIMYGEDRLTKPLLRMKNGVYAKDGEFQPVSWDKAFDVMAEQFKKALKKQGPSGVGMFGSGQWTVWEGYAASKLFKAGFRSNNIDPNARHCMASAVAGFMRTFGMDEPMGCYDDIEQATAFVLWGSNMAEMHPVLWTRVTDRRLSSPDVKVAVLSTFEHRSYELADIELTFKPQTDLAILNYIANHIIATGRVNQDFVSKHCNFKLGNTDIGYGLRPEHPLQKAAKNADDPNGAKPMTYEEYAKYVSKYTLEYTTELTGVPANRLKALAELYADPKTKVVSFWTMGFNQHTRGVWANNMVYNIHLLTGKIATPGNSPFSLTGQPSACGTAREVGTFSHRLPADMVVTNPKHRAMAEAMWKLPEGTIPGKPGYHAVLQNRMLKDGKLNAYWVMVNNNIQAGANLAQEGYPGYRNPENFIVVSDAYPTVTAVAADLILPTAMWVEKEGAYGNAERRTHFWHQLVKAPGEAHSDLWQLMEFSKRFKIEEVWPEELLAKKPAYRGKTMYEVLFRNGQVDKFPLTDMDKAYDNEESAHFGFYVQKGLFEEYAAFGRGHGHDLAPFDEYHKVRGLRWPVVDGKETRWRYREGSDPYVKAGTGYQFYGNVDNKANIFALPYEPAAESPDKEFPFWLSTGRVLEHWHSGSMTRRVPELHRAVPNALCYMHPEDAKALGLRRGSEVEIASRRGAMRSRVETRGRNKPPRGLVYVPWFDASQLINKVTLDATDPISLQTDFKKCAVKITKV; encoded by the coding sequence ATGAGCAGCACAAGGCGTGACTTCGTTCGTCAATCTGCCGCCGCGGCCGCAGGTGCCGTGGCCGGCATTCCCATTCAAGCCATTTCGCAGGGAACCGTGCCGCAGGCCGGTGGCGCGCAGCTGACATGGTCCAAGGCCCCATGCCGCTTCTGCGGCACAGGCTGCGGTGTGATGGTGGCCGTCAAGGACAACCGCGTGGTGGCCACGCAGGGCGACCCGGAAGCCGAGGTGAACCGGGGGCTCAACTGTGTCAAGGGTTACTTCCTGTCCAAGATCATGTACGGCGAAGACCGGCTGACCAAGCCGCTGCTGCGCATGAAAAATGGCGTGTATGCCAAGGACGGCGAATTCCAGCCCGTGTCCTGGGACAAGGCCTTCGACGTGATGGCCGAGCAGTTCAAGAAGGCGCTGAAGAAGCAGGGTCCTTCGGGGGTGGGCATGTTCGGCTCGGGCCAGTGGACGGTGTGGGAAGGCTATGCCGCCTCCAAGCTGTTCAAGGCGGGTTTCCGCTCCAACAATATCGACCCCAATGCGCGCCACTGCATGGCGTCCGCGGTGGCGGGCTTCATGCGCACCTTCGGCATGGACGAGCCCATGGGCTGCTATGACGATATCGAGCAGGCCACGGCCTTTGTGCTGTGGGGCTCGAACATGGCGGAAATGCACCCGGTGCTCTGGACCCGCGTGACCGACCGCCGCCTGAGCAGCCCGGACGTCAAGGTGGCCGTGCTGTCGACCTTCGAGCACCGCTCTTACGAGCTGGCCGATATCGAGCTGACGTTCAAGCCCCAGACCGATCTGGCGATCCTGAACTACATCGCCAACCACATCATCGCCACCGGGCGTGTGAACCAGGATTTCGTCTCCAAGCACTGCAATTTCAAGCTGGGCAATACCGACATCGGCTATGGCCTGCGTCCCGAGCATCCGCTGCAGAAAGCGGCCAAGAACGCGGACGATCCGAATGGCGCCAAGCCGATGACCTATGAGGAGTACGCGAAGTACGTCTCCAAGTACACGCTGGAGTACACGACCGAGCTGACCGGCGTGCCCGCGAACCGGCTGAAAGCGCTGGCCGAGTTGTACGCAGACCCCAAGACCAAGGTGGTGTCCTTCTGGACCATGGGTTTCAACCAGCACACCCGCGGTGTCTGGGCCAACAACATGGTCTACAACATCCACCTGCTGACCGGCAAGATCGCCACGCCCGGCAACAGCCCGTTCTCGCTGACGGGCCAGCCTTCGGCCTGCGGCACCGCACGGGAAGTGGGCACGTTCTCGCACCGTCTGCCGGCGGACATGGTGGTGACCAACCCCAAGCACCGCGCCATGGCCGAAGCGATGTGGAAGCTGCCGGAAGGCACCATCCCGGGCAAGCCGGGCTACCACGCCGTGCTGCAAAACCGCATGCTCAAGGACGGCAAGCTCAATGCCTACTGGGTGATGGTGAACAACAACATCCAGGCCGGTGCCAACCTGGCCCAGGAAGGCTACCCCGGCTACCGCAACCCCGAGAACTTCATTGTGGTCTCGGATGCCTATCCCACGGTGACAGCCGTGGCCGCCGACCTGATTCTGCCTACCGCCATGTGGGTGGAAAAAGAGGGTGCCTACGGCAATGCCGAGCGCCGCACCCACTTCTGGCACCAGCTGGTGAAGGCGCCGGGGGAAGCCCATTCGGACCTGTGGCAGCTGATGGAGTTCTCCAAGCGCTTCAAGATCGAGGAAGTCTGGCCCGAGGAGCTGCTGGCCAAGAAGCCCGCCTACCGCGGCAAGACCATGTACGAAGTGCTGTTCCGCAATGGCCAGGTGGACAAGTTCCCGCTCACGGACATGGACAAGGCCTACGACAACGAAGAATCGGCCCACTTCGGCTTCTATGTGCAAAAAGGCCTGTTCGAAGAGTACGCGGCCTTTGGCCGTGGACATGGCCATGATCTGGCGCCGTTTGACGAGTACCACAAGGTGCGCGGCCTGCGCTGGCCTGTGGTGGATGGCAAGGAAACCCGCTGGCGCTACCGCGAAGGCTCCGATCCCTATGTGAAGGCCGGCACGGGCTACCAGTTCTACGGCAACGTGGACAACAAGGCCAATATCTTTGCCCTGCCGTACGAGCCGGCCGCCGAGTCACCGGACAAGGAGTTCCCGTTCTGGCTGTCGACCGGCCGTGTGCTGGAGCACTGGCATTCGGGTTCGATGACCCGCCGCGTGCCCGAGCTGCACCGTGCCGTGCCCAATGCCCTGTGCTACATGCATCCCGAGGATGCGAAGGCGCTGGGCCTGCGCCGGGGCAGCGAGGTGGAGATCGCATCGCGCCGTGGCGCCATGCGCTCGCGGGTGGAAACCCGTGGCCGCAACAAGCCGCCGCGCGGGCTGGTCTATGTGCCCTGGTTTGATGCCAGCCAGCTGATCAACAAGGTGACGCTGGATGCGACGGACCCGATCTCGCTGCAGACGGACTTCAAAAAATGTGCCGTCAAGATCACCAAGGTTTGA
- a CDS encoding nitrate reductase cytochrome c-type subunit gives MNFIRTLFLMLCMGAALAQPVARPFTDAARGPAPIMETTKPPVLGNAINDDVRRTRNYTWQPPTIPHRVDGYQVDKNFNKCMDCHSRTKAEVSQAVPVSVTHYMDRDGHMLGQVSTRRYFCMQCHVSQDAVRPLVNNTFMDVDALILKSMRSQSGAQATQKN, from the coding sequence ATGAACTTCATTCGTACTCTTTTTCTGATGCTGTGCATGGGAGCCGCCCTGGCACAGCCAGTGGCACGCCCTTTCACGGACGCTGCACGCGGCCCCGCGCCCATCATGGAGACCACCAAGCCTCCGGTGCTGGGCAATGCCATCAATGACGATGTGCGCCGCACGCGCAACTACACCTGGCAGCCGCCGACCATTCCGCACCGGGTGGATGGCTACCAGGTGGACAAGAACTTCAACAAGTGCATGGACTGCCATTCGCGCACCAAGGCGGAAGTCTCGCAGGCGGTGCCGGTGTCGGTGACGCACTACATGGACCGCGACGGCCACATGCTGGGCCAGGTCTCCACGCGCCGCTACTTCTGCATGCAGTGCCATGTGAGCCAGGATGCAGTCCGCCCGCTGGTGAACAACACCTTCATGGATGTGGACGCCCTGATCCTGAAGTCCATGCGGTCGCAGTCGGGCGCACAGGCCACCCAGAAAAACTGA
- the napE gene encoding periplasmic nitrate reductase, NapE protein, which yields MADPQSPSTRQEELRSFAFLTVVMAPVITGAIIVTYGFLVWFYQMFAGPPHA from the coding sequence ATGGCCGACCCTCAATCCCCCTCTACCCGCCAAGAGGAACTGCGCAGTTTTGCGTTCCTGACCGTGGTCATGGCCCCCGTCATTACGGGTGCCATCATCGTGACCTACGGTTTTCTCGTCTGGTTCTACCAAATGTTCGCCGGCCCTCCCCACGCCTGA
- the ccmB gene encoding heme exporter protein CcmB, translating to MGGLLFFVLVGSLFPLALGPDANLLQQIAPGVMWVAALLAVLLGQHRLFEGDWADGSLEQWLLAPQPLPLLVLAKVAAHWLLGVAPLLLVAPLLGWQYGLDGAVIAVLLASLALGTPSLYLLAALGAALTLGLRGQLLLVLVVLPLSIPVLIFGSHAVAQAQQGLSAAPALNLLGAFLCLALLAGPWAIGAALRLALE from the coding sequence CTGGGCGGACTGCTGTTCTTTGTGCTGGTGGGCAGCCTTTTTCCGCTGGCGCTGGGGCCGGACGCCAACTTGCTGCAGCAGATTGCGCCTGGTGTGATGTGGGTGGCCGCCTTGCTGGCCGTGCTGTTGGGCCAGCACCGGTTGTTTGAAGGCGACTGGGCCGATGGCTCGCTGGAGCAGTGGCTGCTGGCGCCCCAGCCGCTGCCACTGCTGGTGCTGGCCAAGGTGGCGGCGCATTGGCTGCTGGGCGTAGCCCCCTTGCTGTTGGTGGCGCCGCTGCTGGGCTGGCAGTACGGGCTCGACGGCGCGGTGATCGCTGTGCTGCTGGCGTCCCTGGCGCTGGGCACCCCCAGCCTGTACCTGCTGGCGGCCTTGGGCGCTGCACTGACCTTGGGGTTGCGCGGGCAGTTGCTGCTGGTGCTGGTGGTGCTGCCGCTGTCCATCCCCGTTCTGATTTTTGGCAGCCATGCGGTGGCCCAGGCCCAGCAGGGGCTGAGTGCGGCGCCTGCGCTGAACCTGCTGGGCGCTTTTCTGTGCCTGGCCCTGCTGGCAGGGCCGTGGGCCATTGGTGCGGCGCTGCGCCTTGCCTTGGAGTGA
- a CDS encoding ion transporter — MRWLDFLIDFFHDKYPSAERLGVPVARWRQSIYRTVFETNTPMGKRFEKRLTVAIVLSLCVVIAHSIPSIAQGWVVYGLRTLEWLFTLAFTVEYGLRLISVRRPWRYVLSFYGLVDLLAIIPGYLSLFHPEYQFLGAIRALRLVRTFHVFPILRGFLEDYFMLGRALKHSARKIFVFLSVVAVIVFVMGALIFVIEGPEHGFTSMPMGMYWAISTVTTVGYGDVTPSTPLGKIFASAMMLVGWSILAVPTGIVGVELSRGFGTKPCRRPLHCETCGEARHEDDARFCRRCGTRLTEERNEAEAGTVRAAAPDVGADGAGGSTASTARTATMAGTAPADPAAAPAKPPANDGRRTDGAQAA; from the coding sequence ATGCGCTGGCTGGATTTTCTGATCGACTTTTTCCACGATAAATACCCCTCGGCCGAGCGCCTGGGGGTGCCGGTAGCGCGCTGGCGCCAGAGCATCTACCGCACGGTATTCGAGACCAACACGCCCATGGGCAAACGCTTTGAAAAGCGGCTGACCGTGGCCATTGTGCTAAGCCTGTGCGTGGTGATTGCGCACAGCATTCCGTCGATTGCCCAGGGCTGGGTGGTGTACGGGCTGCGCACGCTGGAGTGGCTGTTCACGCTGGCGTTCACGGTGGAATACGGGCTGCGGCTGATTTCCGTGCGCCGGCCATGGCGCTATGTGCTGAGCTTCTACGGGCTGGTGGACCTGCTGGCCATCATTCCCGGCTACCTGTCGCTGTTCCATCCGGAATACCAGTTCCTGGGCGCCATCCGGGCGCTGCGGCTGGTGCGCACCTTCCATGTGTTTCCCATCCTGCGCGGCTTTCTGGAGGACTACTTCATGCTGGGCCGGGCGCTGAAGCACAGCGCACGCAAGATCTTTGTGTTCCTCAGCGTGGTGGCGGTGATCGTGTTCGTGATGGGCGCGCTGATCTTTGTGATCGAAGGTCCCGAGCATGGCTTTACCAGCATGCCCATGGGCATGTACTGGGCCATTTCCACCGTGACCACCGTGGGCTATGGCGATGTCACGCCGTCCACGCCGCTGGGCAAGATCTTTGCCTCCGCGATGATGCTGGTGGGCTGGAGCATTCTGGCCGTACCCACCGGCATTGTGGGCGTGGAGCTGTCGCGCGGCTTCGGCACCAAGCCCTGCCGCCGGCCGCTGCACTGCGAGACCTGCGGTGAGGCGCGCCATGAGGACGATGCCCGCTTTTGCCGGCGTTGCGGCACCCGGCTGACGGAGGAGCGTAACGAGGCCGAAGCAGGCACGGTGCGGGCGGCGGCGCCGGATGTGGGCGCTGACGGTGCTGGTGGCAGCACTGCCAGCACCGCGAGGACGGCAACGATGGCTGGCACCGCCCCTGCCGATCCCGCCGCGGCTCCTGCAAAGCCGCCTGCCAACGACGGCAGGCGAACAGATGGGGCGCAGGCTGCTTGA
- the ccmC gene encoding heme ABC transporter permease CcmC codes for MKTLNPVSSQTVATSARTVPRRWRQLASPPVFYHWAGRVWPWMAVLAVVLAVAGLWLGFAVAPTDHQQGEVYRIIFLHVPAAWMSMFIYLVAALHAALGLVYGTRLSPLLARALAPTGAVFTVIALWTGAAWGKPTWGAWWVWDARLTSELILLFLYLGYLGVVSAIEDPRRADSAGAIVLLAGVVNVPIIYFSVQWWSTLHQGATIRMDAAPSMTHTMLAGMLLMALACWAYTLAMALVRTRCLIVERAGEEQL; via the coding sequence ATGAAAACCCTGAACCCCGTTTCCTCCCAGACGGTGGCAACTTCGGCTCGCACCGTGCCCCGACGCTGGCGCCAGCTGGCATCACCCCCCGTCTTCTATCACTGGGCTGGCCGGGTCTGGCCCTGGATGGCGGTGCTGGCGGTGGTGCTGGCGGTGGCCGGTCTGTGGCTGGGGTTTGCGGTGGCCCCCACCGACCACCAGCAGGGCGAGGTGTACCGCATCATCTTCCTGCATGTGCCTGCGGCCTGGATGTCGATGTTCATCTACCTGGTGGCCGCCCTGCATGCGGCCCTGGGTCTGGTCTATGGCACCCGCCTGTCGCCGCTGCTGGCACGGGCCCTGGCGCCGACGGGCGCGGTGTTCACGGTCATCGCACTGTGGACCGGAGCAGCCTGGGGCAAGCCCACCTGGGGAGCCTGGTGGGTGTGGGATGCCCGGCTCACGTCGGAGCTGATCCTGCTGTTCCTGTACCTGGGCTATCTGGGCGTGGTGTCCGCCATCGAGGACCCGCGCCGCGCGGACAGCGCCGGCGCCATCGTGCTGCTGGCGGGCGTGGTCAACGTTCCCATCATCTATTTTTCGGTGCAGTGGTGGAGCACGCTGCACCAGGGCGCCACCATCCGCATGGATGCCGCGCCCAGCATGACGCACACCATGCTGGCCGGCATGCTGCTGATGGCGCTGGCCTGCTGGGCCTACACCCTGGCCATGGCGCTGGTGCGCACCCGTTGCCTGATTGTGGAACGCGCAGGCGAGGAGCAACTGTGA
- a CDS encoding heme lyase CcmF/NrfE family subunit, whose amino-acid sequence MIPELGLFALVLALIVAAVQAVVPLAGAHWGVVGWVRLARPAAMLLAVLSLLSAGCLVWSFWRDDFSVLYVAGNSHSALPAVYKLTAMWGGHEGSMLLWQVLLACWSWVVAWRSRHLPPAFVARVLAVLAWIGVGLLLFLLFLSNPFTRLVPGAPEGKDLNPLLQDPGMVLHPPLLYMGYVGFAVPFAFALAALISGELGAAWARWSRSWTLAAWGFLTVGILLGSAWAYYVLGWGGWWFWDPVENASFMPWLVGTALLHSLIVTDQRGAFRSWSALLAISAFSLSLLGTFLVRSGVLTSVHAFAVDPGRGLYILCFIVAVVGTSLWLFAWRAQALGQGEGRFAMLSRESLLLVNNVLFSAAALAVLIGTLYPLALDVLSGEKISVGPPYFEAVFVPLVLPALLLMAVGTVARWKHSTERELWVRLRMPVLWTGVCTTVLVLAEGWLGAQVSAATLLGMALGLWCILGTAGHAVQRLRQGVDSGQGWQRVLRQPWGWWGMLAAHTGVGVFILAVSLANGMERKLETTLAQGESVELAGYHFRFDSLAAVEGPNYDAQRAQFSVHTEGQTPWRMFPEKRVFRVQSMPLSQAAIDSSWTRDVFLALGEPLDPEGRAWTVRLQIKPFMDWIWVGTLMMALGAGLSLLDRRFRLAPRREPRAALQPLQERSA is encoded by the coding sequence ATGATTCCGGAGCTGGGACTGTTCGCACTGGTGCTGGCGTTGATAGTGGCCGCGGTCCAGGCCGTGGTGCCGTTGGCCGGTGCGCACTGGGGCGTGGTGGGCTGGGTGCGCCTGGCGCGGCCCGCTGCCATGCTGCTTGCCGTGCTGAGCCTGCTGTCGGCCGGCTGCCTGGTCTGGTCTTTCTGGCGGGATGACTTTTCCGTGCTGTATGTGGCGGGCAATTCGCACAGCGCGCTGCCTGCCGTCTACAAGCTGACCGCGATGTGGGGCGGCCACGAGGGCTCCATGCTGCTGTGGCAGGTGCTGCTGGCCTGCTGGAGCTGGGTGGTGGCGTGGCGCAGCCGCCATCTGCCCCCGGCGTTCGTGGCCCGGGTCCTGGCGGTGCTGGCCTGGATCGGCGTGGGCCTGCTGCTGTTTCTGCTGTTTCTCTCCAACCCCTTTACCCGGCTGGTGCCTGGCGCACCCGAAGGCAAGGACCTGAATCCGCTGCTGCAGGACCCCGGCATGGTGTTGCATCCGCCGCTGCTGTACATGGGCTATGTGGGCTTTGCCGTGCCTTTCGCCTTTGCGCTGGCGGCGCTGATTTCGGGAGAGCTGGGCGCTGCCTGGGCGCGCTGGTCCCGCTCGTGGACGCTGGCCGCCTGGGGCTTTCTCACCGTGGGCATTCTGCTGGGCAGCGCCTGGGCGTACTACGTGCTGGGCTGGGGCGGCTGGTGGTTCTGGGACCCGGTGGAAAACGCTTCCTTCATGCCCTGGCTGGTGGGCACCGCGCTGCTGCATTCGCTGATAGTGACGGACCAGCGCGGCGCATTCCGCAGCTGGTCGGCCTTGTTGGCTATTTCGGCGTTCTCGTTGAGCCTGCTGGGCACGTTCCTGGTGCGCTCGGGGGTGCTGACCTCGGTGCACGCCTTTGCCGTCGATCCCGGGCGCGGGCTGTACATCCTGTGCTTCATCGTGGCCGTGGTGGGGACTTCGCTGTGGCTGTTTGCCTGGCGGGCCCAGGCGCTGGGGCAGGGTGAAGGCCGGTTCGCCATGCTGTCGCGCGAGTCGCTGCTGCTGGTGAACAACGTGCTGTTCAGCGCGGCCGCGCTGGCGGTGCTGATCGGCACGCTGTATCCGCTGGCCCTGGATGTGCTCAGCGGCGAGAAGATTTCGGTGGGCCCGCCGTACTTTGAAGCCGTGTTCGTGCCCCTGGTGCTGCCGGCCCTGCTGTTGATGGCCGTGGGCACGGTGGCGCGCTGGAAGCACAGCACCGAGCGGGAGCTGTGGGTCCGCCTGCGCATGCCTGTGCTGTGGACCGGGGTCTGCACCACAGTGCTGGTGCTGGCCGAAGGCTGGCTGGGTGCGCAGGTCTCCGCCGCCACGCTGCTGGGCATGGCCCTGGGGCTGTGGTGCATTCTGGGCACCGCGGGCCATGCGGTGCAGCGCCTGCGCCAAGGGGTGGACAGCGGCCAGGGGTGGCAGCGTGTGCTGCGCCAGCCTTGGGGCTGGTGGGGCATGCTGGCGGCGCACACCGGGGTGGGCGTTTTCATTCTGGCGGTGAGCCTGGCCAACGGCATGGAGCGCAAGCTGGAAACCACACTGGCGCAGGGCGAGTCGGTGGAGCTGGCGGGCTACCACTTCCGCTTCGACAGCCTGGCAGCTGTCGAAGGACCGAACTACGACGCACAGCGTGCGCAGTTCAGTGTGCACACCGAGGGACAGACGCCGTGGCGGATGTTCCCGGAAAAGCGTGTGTTCCGCGTCCAGAGCATGCCGCTGAGCCAGGCGGCCATCGACAGCAGCTGGACGCGAGACGTGTTCCTGGCCCTGGGGGAACCGCTGGACCCCGAAGGCCGCGCCTGGACGGTGCGCCTGCAGATCAAGCCGTTCATGGACTGGATCTGGGTGGGCACCCTGATGATGGCGCTGGGCGCCGGCCTGAGCCTGCTGGACCGGCGCTTCCGCCTGGCCCCGCGCCGTGAGCCACGGGCTGCGCTGCAGCCTCTGCAGGAAAGGAGCGCCTGA
- a CDS encoding ribonuclease HI family protein, with protein MPETAAIPVSPASSASTSAGSPDSAAPSTPWWTVHIDGSALPNPGRMALGAVLVSPAGACHTVSQDTHRTGCNNEAEVLALLAALAVLRTQQAQHARVYSDSSILVEQLTLAKPKPVVRLTPLYDQARAAVRQFAGVTLHWVPRHRNQQADALARAALQLPGAVPAPLAVKRKP; from the coding sequence ATGCCTGAGACCGCTGCCATCCCTGTTTCCCCTGCCTCCTCCGCTTCCACTTCCGCTGGATCGCCTGATTCGGCCGCGCCCTCCACGCCCTGGTGGACTGTCCACATCGATGGCAGCGCCCTGCCCAACCCTGGCCGCATGGCGCTGGGAGCGGTCTTGGTCAGCCCTGCCGGGGCCTGCCACACCGTGTCCCAGGACACCCACCGCACCGGCTGCAACAACGAGGCCGAGGTACTGGCCCTGCTGGCCGCACTGGCAGTGCTGCGCACCCAGCAGGCCCAGCATGCGCGTGTCTACAGCGACAGCAGCATCCTGGTAGAACAGCTCACCCTGGCCAAGCCCAAACCCGTGGTGCGCCTGACACCGCTGTATGACCAGGCACGTGCCGCCGTGCGGCAGTTTGCGGGCGTGACCTTGCACTGGGTGCCGCGCCACCGCAACCAGCAAGCCGATGCCCTGGCCCGCGCGGCCTTGCAGCTCCCGGGGGCCGTGCCTGCCCCCCTGGCCGTCAAACGCAAGCCGTAA